The following are from one region of the Anabas testudineus chromosome 2, fAnaTes1.2, whole genome shotgun sequence genome:
- the pxdc1b gene encoding PX domain-containing protein 1, producing MASAVFEGTSLVNMFVRDCWVNGIRRLIISQRGEEEEFFEIRTEWSDRNILYLHRSYSDLGRLFKRLVESFPEDSRDLSKSPLIEGLVKIKEANDIEEKLNEVERLLKNAINMPCKYSRSEVMLTFFERSPLDQVLRNDKVHRIQPCFQSPIKISEIMRSNGFCLANTETIVFDDSILEEKERPSSTDSVEHTYEDGTEFLPMEADLCEEDTEAYVTNLSYYHLVPFETDILE from the exons ATGGCATCGGCTGTGTTTGAAGGGACGTCGCTGGTCAACATGTTTGTCCGGGACTGCTGGGTCAACGGGATCCGGAGACTCATCATCAGCCAGcggggagaggaagaggagtttTTCGAGATCAGGACCGAGTGGTCGGACAGGAACATTTTATACTTGCATCGGAGTTACTCCGACTTGGGGCGGCTGTTTAAAAGACTGGTGGAGTCCTTTCCTGAGGACAGCAGAGACCTGTCCAAGTCTCCACTGATAGAAG gGCTGGTGAAAATCAAAGAGGCAAACGACATTGAGGAGAAACTGAACGAGGTGGAAAGACTACTGAAGAATGCCATTAACATGCCGTGCAAA TATTCCAGGTCAGAGGTGATGTTGACGTTCTTCGAGCGGTCACCACTGGACCAGGTACTGAGGAATGACAAAGTCCACAGAATCCAGCCATGCTTCCAGAGTCCAATCAAGATATCAG AAATCATGCGATCGAATGGATTCTGTCTGGCTAATACAGAAACCATCGTGTTTGATGACAGTATCctagaggaaaaagagagaccTTCATCCACTGACTCTGTAGAACATAC GTATGAGGATGGAACAGAGTTTCTGCCAATGGAAGCAGATTTGTGTGAGGAGGACACAGAAGCGTATGTCACCAACCTTTCCTACTACCATCTGGTCCCATTTGAAACCGACATCCTGGAATGA
- the prpf4bb gene encoding pre-mRNA processing factor 4Bb, producing MADVEMDLTSRRMNNGNEHVKQDLESHERSGNEDSGDMSEEEEGEEEEAETNGEKTEEGSKHHSGSGKHKRKKHKHRSKHKKHKHASDEDRDRKRKHRHKHRKHKRKEGSPPSVAALFGSSSHRKGESSPSSGNPSLDDRALLEDLEKQRAMIKAELDSQLMEGKVQSGMGLILQGYNSGSEEDGDVRVRNGEQRQRGSSGKTVSPRGGKSGKSRRDSIEGSKSTSKRQSRSKSAERPVKESKQDKLTKSTKDAGVKDRGRGRSRSKDRKRSGSIDRSKERKKSNSPSSWRGEQKGSRTDRRSSPHLDDRPNQERASQRSRSPGRERQSRSEADRDKRPAKSPSKDASSGKENRSPHRRGPHSPIRKRSVSPGHRDAHRPSASASDRTSKQSHSPSRTRSPPRRGRSRSPETRRRDADRQESPLRKRSRADAGPGRERSRENSPRSASRRRMSRSPLRRRSPSPRRRSRSSPRRRSRSPLRHRSGERDRYGRPRQYRRSMSRDRERRRRRSRDEDKFKGSLSEGMKVDQESSEEEVMEDFDGEEIDEEALIEQRRQQRMAIVQKYKVVNEDTNMISEPSSPQSSTRSRSPSPDDILERVAADVKEYERENVNTFEANIKAKHNLIAQEKDGANPKKPSAPDMFTESDDMFAADFDSARMRAAGVGKDFKENPNLRDNWTDAEGYYRVNIGETLDKRYDVYGYTGQGVFSNVIRARDTARAGQEVAVKIIRNNELMQKTGLKELEFLKKLNDADPDDKFHCLRLFRHFYHKQHLCLVFEPLSMNLREVLKKYGKDVGLHIKAVRSYSQQLFLALKLLKRCNILHADIKPDNILVNESKTILKLCDFGSASHIADNDITPYLVSRFYRAPEIIIGKPYDYGIDMWSVGCTLYELYTGKILFPGSSNNHMIKLAMDLKGKMPNKMIRKGLFKDQHFDQNLNFLYIEVDKVTEREKVTVMSTINPTKDLLADMIGGQRLPEDQRKKVMQLKDLLDGTLMLDPAKRISINQALQHPFIQEKI from the exons atggCCGACGTTGAGATGGACCTCACGTCCAGAAGAATGAATAATGGCAATGAACACGT GAAGCAGGATCTGGAAAGCCATGAAAGAAGTGGAAatgaggacagcggagacatgtctgaggaagaagagggagaagag GAGGAGGCAGAAACTAATGgtgaaaagacagaggaggggtCCAAACATCACAGCGGCAGTGGTaaacacaagaggaaaaaacacaagcatCGTAGtaagcacaaaaaacacaagcatgCCTCTGACGAGGACAGGGACCGCAAACGTAAACATCgccacaaacacagaaaacacaaacgcAAAGAAGGTTCCCCTCCCTCTGTTGCTGCCCTGTTTGGTTCCTCCAGCCATCGAAAAGGTGaatcctctccctcctctggaAATCCAAGTCTGGATGACAGGGCCTTGCTGGAGGACTTGGAAAAACAGAGGGCCATGATTAAAGCTGAGCTGGACAGCCAGTTGATGGAGGGCAAGGTTCAATCCGGCATGGGCTTGATCCTTCAGGGTTATAACTCTGGATcagaagaagatggagatgTCAGGGTAAGAAATGGAGAACAGCGTCAAAGGGGCAGCTCAGGTAAAACCGTATCTCCCAGAGGGGGAAAAAGTGGGAAATCTAGACGGGACTCCATAGAAGGTAGTAAATCCACCTCCAAGCGTCAAAGTCGGAGTAAGTCTGCTGAGAGGCCTGTTAAGGAGTCTAAGCAGGACAAGCTGACCAAAAGCACCAAGGATGCAGGTGTAAAGGATAGAGGGCGTGGCCGGAGCAGGTCAAAAGACAGAAAGCGTTCAGGCAGCATTGATAGATCCAAGGAGAGAAAGAAGTCCAACTCCCCTTCCAGTTGGAGAGGAGAGCAAAAAGGAAGCCGTACTGATAGGCGTTCCTCTCCACACCTGGACGATCGACCAAACCAGGAGAGAGCATCCCAACGGTCCAGGTCACCTGGAAGAGAGCGACAAAGTCGTTCTGAAGCTGACAGGGACAAGCGGCCAGCCAAGTCTCCATCCAAGGATGCATCATCGGGGAAAGAGAACCGCTCCCCTCACAGACGAGGGCCTCACAGCCCTATCAGGAAACGCAGTGTTTCTCCTGGCCACAGAGACGCCCACCGTCCATCCGCTAGTGCCTCAGATAGAACATCGAAACAGAGTCACTCTCCATCCAGAACAAGGTCCCCACCCAGGAGAGGTCGCAGCCGCTCACCAGAAACTAGGAGGAGGGATGCTGACAGGCAGGAATCGCCACTGAG GAAGCGCTCTCGGGCAGATGCAGGGCCAGGCAGAGAGAGATCACGAGAGAACAGTCCCAGATCAGCCTCTCGCCGTAGGATGAGTCGCTCGCCTCTGAGACGGAGGTCTCCATCACCACGGCGACGTTCTCGCTCTTCCCCTCGCAGACGAAGCAGGTCTCCACTAAGACACAG ATCTGGGGAGAGAGACCGTTATGGTAGGCCAAGACAATACCGACGCTCGATGTCCCGTGATCGAGAGAGGAGAAGGCGGCGCAGCAGAGATGAGGACAAATTCAAGGGCAGTCTTTCAGAGGGTATGAAAGTTGACCAGGAATCCTCAGAAGAAGAAGT GATGGAGGATTTTGATGGAGAAGAAATAGATGAAGAAGCTCTCATTGAACAGCGCCGTCAGCAGCGTATGGCCATTGTGCAG AAATACAAGGTTGTGAATGAGGACACCAACATGATTTCGGAGCCCAGCAGCCCCCAGAGCAGCACACGCAGCCGTTCACCCTCACCTGACGACATCCTGGAGCGAGTAGCTGCAGATGTTAAAGAATATGAACGCGAAAACGTCAACACCTTTGAGgccaacatcaaagcaaagcacAACCTCATCGCCCAGGAGAAAGACG GAGCAAACCCAAAGAAGCCGTCAGCCCCCGACATGTTTACAGAGTCAGATGACATGTTTGCGGCTGACTTTGAC AGTGCCAGAATGAGGGCAGCAGGTGTAGGAAAAGACTTTAAGGAGAACCCCAACCTCAGGGACAACTGGACTGATGCCGAGGGTTACTACC GGGTAAACATTGGCGAGACACTGGACAAGCGCTATGATGTTTATGGCTACACTGGGCAGGGTGTGTTCAGCAATGTGATCAGAGCCAGGGACACTGCCAGGGCCGGCCAGGAGGTGGCAGTCAAGATCATCCGAAACAATGAGCTCAT GCAGAAGACGGGATTAAAAGAGCTGGAGTTCCTCAAGAAGCTGAACGACGCTGATCCTGATGACAAGTTCCACTGCCTTCGCCTCTTCAGGCACTTCTATCACAAGCAGCATCTTTGTCTGGTATTTGAGCCTCTCAG TATGAATTTGCGCGAGGTGCTGAAGAAATATGGTAAAGACGTTGGACTCCACATTAAGGCTGTGCGTTCCTACAGCCAGCAGCTCTTCTTAGCTCTCAAGCTGCTCAAACGATGCAACATCCTCCATGCAGACATCAAGCCAGATAATATCCTG GTGAATGAATCCAAAACTATTTTAAAGCTGTGTGACTTTGGTTCTGCATCCCACATTGCTGATAATGACATCACACCATACCTGGTCAGCAGATTTTACAGAGCTCCAGAAATCA tcaTAGGAAAGCCTTATGACTATGGGATCGACATGTGGTCAGTCGGCTGCACTTTATACGAGCTTTATACTGGCAAAATCCTGTTTCCCGGATCTTCCAACAATCACATGATCAAACTAGCTATGGACCTCAAGGGCAAGATGCCCAACAAG atgATTCGTAAAGGCTTGTTCAAAGACCAGCATTTTGATCAGAACCTGAACTTCCTGTACATTGAAGTAGACAAAGTGACAGAAAGG GAAAAGGTGACGGTGATGAGCACCATCAACCCCACCAAAGACCTGCTGGCGGACATGATAGGAGGCCAGCGACTGCCAGAGGACCAGAGGAAGAAAGTGATGCAGCTGAAAGACCTACTGGATGGCACCCTGATGCTGGACCCAGCCAAACGCATCAGCATCAACCAGGCTCTGCAGCACCCCTTTATCCAGGAAAAGATCTGA